The following proteins are co-located in the Meriones unguiculatus strain TT.TT164.6M chromosome 4, Bangor_MerUng_6.1, whole genome shotgun sequence genome:
- the Crybb2 gene encoding beta-crystallin B2 produces the protein MASDHQMQAGKPQPLDPKIIIFEQENFQGHSHELSGPCPNLKETGMEKAGSVLVQAGPWVGYEQANCKGEQFVFEKGEYPRWDSWTSSRRTDSLSSLRPIKVDSQEHKIILYENPNFTGKKMEVVDDDVPSFHAHGYQEKVSSVRVQSGTWVGYQYPGYRGLQYLLEKGDYKDSSDFGAPHPQVQSVRRIRDMQWHQRGAFHSSS, from the exons ATGGCCTCAGACCACCAGATGCAGGCGGGCAAGCCCCAACCCCTTGACCCTAAG atcatcaTCTTTGAGCAGGAAAACTTCCAGGGTCACTCCCATGAGCTCAGCGGGCCCTGCCCCAACCTGAAGGAGACTGGCATGGAGAAGGCAGGCTCCGTCCTGGTGCAGGCTGGACC CTGGGTGGGCTATGAGCAGGCCAATTGCAAGGGTGAGCAGTTCGTGTTTGAGAAGGGTGAGTACCCGCGCTGGGACTCCTGGACCAGCAGCCGGAGGACAGACTCCCTCAGCTCCCTGAGGCCCATCAAAGTG GACAGCCAAGAGCACAAGATCATCCTGTATGAGAACCCCAACTTCACCGGAAAGAAGATGGAGGTCGTGGATGACGACGTGCCGAGCTTCCACGCCCACGGCTACCAGGAGAAGGTGTCCTCCGTGCGGGTGCAGAGTGGCAC ATGGGTTGGGTACCAGTACCCTGGCTACCGTGGGCTGCAGTACCTGCTGGAGAAGGGGGACTACAAGGACAGCAGCGACTTCGGGGCCCCTCACCCCCAGGTGCAGTCTGTGCGCCGCATCCGTGACATGCAGTGGCACCAGCGAGGCGCCTTCCACTCCTCCAGCTAG